A genome region from Fusarium musae strain F31 chromosome 5, whole genome shotgun sequence includes the following:
- a CDS encoding hypothetical protein (EggNog:ENOG41~MEROPS:MER0047718) — MKPYNLLKVLLVAASVAVGVEAVNKLAALSSRTGRASTGNTRKFIIEVEPNQGTTTVTRQLLMKPDRKRPLFQSFDCSDVFNGMVVETDTDNMDTLLQMEGVVNVWQAHKVAMPKVEFSEKGPSSSIRNYSIHHWTGVDKLHAAGIRGKGSTVAIIDTGIDYTHKALGGCFGPGCKVKGGYDLVGADWETHNERMHPKQPDNDPMDYQGHGTHVAGIIAAKNEWDLKADVITSSIGQPNGWSDNPWAMLASRLVDKGVVVIASAGNEGEFGPFYSSSGAVGRGVLAVAAANVTTKPNANRTGEDLGPLPVYFTTWGPTNELLLKPDITAPGYMIMSTVLNQSYEELSGTSMSAPYIAGIAALFVGRYGGRAFNGAGFAKMLRDRIASSGTTLPFVNNRLMRKYKASPFQVGTGLVDAWKVLNYDTQLEYEPFSLMDTELFRPRWSFNITNTDGIAHEYTFKLEPQAGFNIYDPEYGVALLYAIEPKNIVPPVRLPHRVLIEPGETRELR, encoded by the exons ATGAAGCCATACAATCTGTTGAAAGTCTTATTGGTTGCGGCATCAGTGGCCGTTGGCGTCGAGGCTGTCAATAAACTAGCTGCTCTTTCCTCAAGAACTGGTCGAGCAAGCACTGGAAACACCCGCAAGTTCATTATTGAAGTCGAGCCG AATCAAGGCACGACCACAGTGACACGCCAACTCCTCATGAAACCTGATCGAAAAAGGCCTTTGTTCCAGAGCTTTGATTGTAGTGATGTTTTCAACGGGATGGTGGTTGAAACTGACACAGATAATATGGATACATTGCTCCAGATGGAAGGGGTCGTGAACGTGTGGCAGGCCCACAAAGTGGCCATGCCAAAAGTCGAGTTCTCAGAGAAGGGCCCATCTTCATCTATAAGGAACTATTCTATTCATCATTGGACGGGTGTTGACAAACTCCATGCTGCCGGTATTCGTGGAAAGGGTTCAACTGTTGCGATAATTGACACCGGCATTGACTATACTCACAAAGCG CTCGGAGGCTGTTTTGGACCTGGATGCAAAGTTAAAGGGGGTTATGATCTTGTCGGAGCAGACT GGGAAACCCATAATGAGAGAATGCATCCCAAGCAGCCCGATAATGATCCTATGGACTACCAAGGCCATGGAACTCACGTTGCAGGTATCATTGCTGCTAAGAATGAATG GGACCTCAAGGCAGATGTCATCACCTCGAGCATTGGTCAACCTAATGGCTGGTCAGATAATCCCTGGGCTATGTTAGCCAGCCGACTGGTAGACAAGGGCGTCGTCGTGATAGCATCAGCTGGTAACGAAGGAGAGTTTGGACCGTTCTACTCCAGTAGCGGAGCTGTTGGCAGAGGAGTTTTAGCTGTCGCCGCTGCTAATGTTACTACGAAGCCAAATGCTAACAGGACTGGCGAGGATCTCGGGCCACTTCCCGTCTATTTCACAACATGGGGCCCAACCAACGAGTTACTTCTTAAACCTGACATTACCGCCCCTGGATATATGATCATGAGCACTGTACTGAACCAAAGCTACGAGGAGCTGAGTGGGACATCCATGTCGGCGCCCTACATTGCAGGCATTGCGGCTTTGTTCGTGGGTCGGTACGGCGGTCGTGCTTTCAATGGTGCAGGCTTTGCCAAAATGCTCAGagatcgcatcgcatcgagTGGAACGACCCTACCGTTCGTCAATAATCGTCTAATGCGCAAGTATAAAGCCTCGCCTTTCCAGGTTGGTACTGGACTGGTTGACGCCTGGAAAGTCCTCAACTATGATACTCAACTCGAGTATGAGCCTTTTTCTCTCATGGATACAGAGCTGTTTCGGCCTCGATGGAgtttcaacatcaccaatACTGACGGTATAGCACACGAATACACCTTTAAGCTTGAACCCCAAGCTGGCTTCAACATATACGATCCCGAATATGGAGTGGCTTTACTCTATGCTATTGAGCCCAAAAACATTGTCCCTCCTGTGAGACTCCCGCACAGGGTTCTAATTGAACccggagagacaagagagtTGAGGTAG
- the MSH2 gene encoding MutS-like protein (EggNog:ENOG41~BUSCO:EOG09260EPQ) codes for MASRPELKLDDEGGFIRFYKSLPAVNEDTIRIFDRGDWYTSHGRDATYIAKTVYKTTSVVRQLGRNDNSGLPSVTMTMTVFRQFLREALLKLGKRIEIWQSPSGRMNWQCIKQASPGNLQDVEDDLGGQIESAPMILAVKISTKASEARNVGVCFADASVRELGVSEFLDNDLYSNFEALLIQLGVRECLIQIDKGEKEKDPELSKLKKIIDNCGVAIAERPAGDFGTRDIEQDLARLLKDERSASLLPQTDLKLAMGSAASLIKYLGVLQDPSNFGQYQLYQHDLAHFMKLDAAALKALNLMPGPRDGSKTMSIFGVLNHCKTPVGSRLLAQWLKQPLMSKTEIEKRQQLVEAFYVDTELRQTLQEEHLRSIPDLYRLSKRFQRGKANLEDVVRAYQVVIRLPGFIGTFEGVMDENYKDPLDEAYSIKLRDLSDSLGKLQDMVEQTVDLDALDRHEYIIKADFDKSLRIIRKKLDQLDKDIRAEFMASAKDLGQDADKKIFLETSHKVHGVCMRLTRQEAGCIRNNSKYQECSTQKNGVYFTTKKLQAYRREYDQLSQNYNRTQSSLVHEVVQVASSYCPVLERLAGVLAHLDVIVSLSHAAVHAPESYVRPKIHARGEGQTILREARHPCMELQDDVQFITNDIELTRDKSSFLIITGPNMGGKSTYIRQTGVIALMAQVGCFVPCAEAELTIYDSILARVGASDSQLKGVSTFMAEMLETANILKSATAESLIIIDELGRGTSTYDGFGLAWAISEHIVKEIGCSAMFATHFHELTALADQYPQVQNLHVTAHIGGTSAAAASEADAKREVTLLYKVAPGVCDQSFGIHVAELVRFPDKVVRMAKRKADELEDFTTKHEDLALQYSKQDVETGSAMLKRVLVEWKDKVKAGNMSREEQVAALKELVGANAELQANPFFQSVKAL; via the exons ATGGCTTCACGACCAGAACTAAAG CTCGATGACGAGGGCGGCTTCATTCGCTTCTACAAATCATTGCCAGCCGTTAACGAAGACACAATCCGCATCTTTGACCGAGGAGACTGGTATACTTCACATGGTCGAGATGCCACATACATCGCCAAAACT GTCTACAAGACAACTTCAGTTGTACGACAACTCGGCCGAAATGACAACTCTGGGCTACCCTCAGtcaccatgaccatgaccgTATTCCGACAATTCCTTCGAGAAGCCCTACTCAAATTGGGAAAGCGCATAGAGATTTGGCAGAGCCCTTCTGGCCGCATGAACTGGCAGTGTATCAAGCAAGCTTCGCCAGGTAACTTACAGGATGTCGAGGACGACCTTGGGGGCCAGATTGAGTCTGCGCCTATGATTCTCGCTGTCAAAATCTCCACAAAGGCCTCCGAAGCTCGAAATGTCGGCGTTTGCTTCGCCGATGCCAGCGTCCGCGAGCTTGGTGTAAGCGAATTTCTCGACAACGACCTCTACTCCAACTTTGAGGCACTGCTTATCCAGCTCGGTGTCCGTGAGTGCTTGATACAGATCGACAAGggtgaaaaggagaaggatcCCGAATTGtccaagctgaagaagattatTGATAATTGCGGTGTGGCTATCGCAGAGAGACCAGCTGGCGACTTTGGTACCCGTGATATTGAACAAGACCTGGCACGTCTGCTCAAGGATGAGCGATCGGCTTCCCTACTCCCACAAACTGATCTGAAGCTGGCCATGGGATCTGCTGCATCTCTGATCAAGTATCTCGGCGTTCTGCAGGATCCTTCCAACTTTGGCCAATATCAGCTATATCAACACGACCTGGCACACTTCATGAAGCTAGATGCTGCTGCTCTAAAGGCCCTTAACCTTATGCCAGGTCCTCGAGATGGATCCAAAACGATGAGCATCTTTGGTGTACTCAACCACTGCAAGACACCAGTTGGTAGTCGACTCCTGGCACAGTGGTTGAAACAGCCTTTGATGAGCAAGACGGAAATTGAGAAGCGTCAGCAGTTGGTAGAAGCTTTCTATGTTGATACTGAACTTCGACAGACACTCCAGGAGGAACACCTTCGATCCATTCCTGACCTTTACAGACTTTCAAAGCGCTTCCAGCGAGGCAAGGCTAACCTGGAGGACGTCGTCCGTGCATATCAGGTTGTCATCCGTCTACCTGGCTTTATTGGCACATTTGAAGGTGTCATGGATGAGAATTACAAAGACCCCCTCGACGAGGCATACTCTATCAAGCTCCGTGACCTTTCTGATAGCCTGGGCAAGTTGCAGGATATGGTGGAGCAAACTGTTGATCTCGACGCTCTTGACCGACACGAGTACATCATTAAAGCCGATTTTGACAAAAGCTTGCGTATCATCCGAAAGAAACTTGATCAGCTCGACAAGGATATTCGTGCCGAGTTTATGGCCTCGGCTAAAGACCTAGGTCAAGATGCCGACAAGAAGATCTTCCTTGAGACCAGCCACAAGGTACACGGAGTTTGCATGCGTCTCACACGACAAGAGGCTGGCTGCATTCGAAACAACTCCAAGTACCAAGAGTGCTCGACACAAAAGAACGGTGTTTAtttcaccaccaagaagttGCAGGCTTATCGTCGCGAGTATGATCAGCTATCTCAGAACTACAACAGAACACAAAGTAGTCTTGTCCACGAAGTTGTCCAAGTCGCTTCCTCCTACTGCCCAGTTCTAGAGCGCCTAGCTGGTGTTCTTGCCCACCTTGACGTAATCGTTTCCCTATCGCACGCCGCAGTCCATGCCCCTGAGTCGTATGTCCGACCCAAGATCCACGCTCGTGGAGAGGGCCAGACGATACTTCGCGAAGCCCGTCATCCTTGCATGGAACTCCAGGACGATGTTCAGTTTATCACAAACGATATTGAGCTTACTCGGGATAAGTCGTCTTTCCTCATCATTACCGGCCCCAATATGGGCGGTAAGTCAACCTACATCCGACAAACGGGTGTCATAGCACTTATGGCGCAGGTCGGGTGTTTCGTACCTTGTGCAGAAGCCGAGTTGACCATTTATGACTCCATTTTGGCACGTGTAGGTGCTAGCGATTCGCAGCTCAAGGGTGTCTCGACTTTCATGGCCGAGATGCTTGAAACTGCCAATATCCTCAAGTCAGCTACAGCAGAGTCCTTGATCATtattgatgaacttggaCGTGGCACATCGACATATGACGGATTCGGTCTTGCATGGGCCATCTCAGAGCACATTGTAAAGGAGATTGGCTGCTCTGCCATGTTTGCCACTCACTTCCACGAACTCACAGCTCTCGCCGACCAGTATCCCCAAGTACAGAATCTCCATGTCACGGCACACATCGGCGGCACTAGCGCAGCAGCGGCTTCAGAAGCGGATGCGAAGCGCGAAGTGACGTTGCTGTACAAGGTCGCACCAGGTGTGTGTGACCAGAGTTTCGGCATCCACGTCGCTGAGCTGGTCCGCTTCCCGGACAAGGTTGTCCGTATGGCCAAACGCAAGGCAGACGAGCTTGAGGACTTCACCACCAAGCACGAGGATTTAGCACTACAGTACAGCAAGCAAGATGTTGAGACGGGTAGTGCCATGCTCAAGCGAGTCTTGGTGGAGTGGAAGGATAAGGTCAAGGCAGGGAATATGAGCCGCGAGGAGCAAGTCGCTGCTTTGAAAGAGCTTGTCGGGGCAAACGCTGAGCTGCAAGCAAACCCCTTCTTTCAGTCAGTCAAGGCTCTGTAG
- a CDS encoding hypothetical protein (EggNog:ENOG41), with the protein MGKSLMDKIQAKLELFRLEQRYTRRRHRRSTFVSNAVYVDGEYVYQTPNSTGSSSGSSNIDALHGDKAGVGSMPAPSSVGIDEHHFPSEVQHQQQPSMATAERKRLNRFSSIPHFGGSSNKQMPSIQERRSSMIR; encoded by the coding sequence ATGGGCAAGTCTCTCATGGACAAGATCCAGGCCAAGCTGGAGCTCTTCCGTCTCGAGCAACGCTACACCCGCCGCCGTCACCGACGTTCCACCTTCGTCTCCAACGCTGTCTACGTTGACGGAGAGTACGTCTACCAGACTCCCAACAGCACTGGCTCCTCCTCCGGTTCCTCAAACATCGATGCCCTGCACGGGGACAAGGCCGGCGTTGGCTCTATGCCCGCCCCCTCGAGCGTGGGCATTGATGAGCATCACTTCCCTTCCGAGGtgcagcaccagcaacaacCATCTATGGCTACTGCTGAGCGCAAGCGTCTGAACCGCTTCAGCTCCATTCCTCACTTTGGAGGCTCAAGCAACAAGCAGATGCCCAGCATCCAAGAGCGACGGAGCAGTATGATCCGATGA
- a CDS encoding hypothetical protein (EggNog:ENOG41), with amino-acid sequence MYTSVLSLAGWGLAFSAASAAASNVHIAPRATQAPSTTAVSPEVTAITGCHLHASELYCFAGETEYLVDVKVTGTTDVPSQYTDCHSHDSNMFCVDSDGGDVSVQAEGAESEEDHATEGEDHGHDHDHAGASSTETAAAAGNTKEAENEHCHFHAGVEHCTGHSDSESSESESGSSSSACQPRRRDYDVGLRVGLLFVILATGALGVFGPILLHKMMPSKLNIVLIVLKQFGTGIIISTAFVHLYTHAFLMFGNQCIGELGYEATTSALVMAGIFLSFLVEYIGNRIVLAKTKASASLSDAEKKSAWLSTEVVSVLVMEMGILFHSLLIGLTLVVAGDEYFLTLFVVILFHQMFEGIALGSRIATIGTSNDSHASPVVRVSQDTSSAQDSDKAPASTETIPNEESAPIGLTMKKKLGLASLFAFITPIGMAIGIGVLQQFNGNDKSTLIAIGTLDAVSAGILMWVGLVEMWAADWMSGGHGHKAELADANLLTTVLAGTGLVAGLVVMSLLGKWA; translated from the exons ATGTACACTTCCGTTTTGTCACTCGCCGGATGGGGCCTTGCCTTCTCTGCGgcctctgctgctgccagcAATGTCCACATCGCCCCTAGAGCTACCCAGGCTCCCTCGACCACTGCTGTCAGCCCCGAGGTAACTGCTATCACAGGATGCCACCTCCATGCCTCTGAACT ATATTGTTTCGCTGGTGAGACCGAGTACTTGGTAGATGTCAAGGTCACTGGAACCACAGACGTACCTTCGCAGTACACCGACTGCCATTCCCATGACTCTAATAT GTTTTGTGTAGACTCTGATGGTGGAGATGTTTCTGTTCAAGCTGAAGGTGCTGAGTCAGAAGAGGACCACGCAACAGAAGGTGAAGATCATGGCCACGACCACGATCATGCGGGAGCAAGTAGCACGGAAACTGCAGCCGCCGCTGGAAACACCAAAGAAGCTGAGAACGAGCACTGTCATTTCCATGCTGGTGTTGA ACACTGCACAGGCCACAGCGATTCTGAGTCCAGCGAGTCGGAGTCtggttcttcctcctctgcatGCCAGCCCAGAAGGAGAGACTATGATGTCGGTCTCCGTGTTGGTCTGCTCTTCGTTATCCTAGCCACAGGTGCTCTGGGTGTCTTTGGCCCCATCCTGCTGCACAAGATGATGCCCAGCAAACTCAACATTGTCCTCATTGTATTAAAGCAATTTGGAACTGGTATTATAATCTCTACCGCCTTTGTTCAC CTGTACACCCACGCATTCCTCATGTTCGGCAACCAATGTATTGGAGAGCTGGGTTATGAAGCTACGACATCCGCTCTTGTTATGGCTGGTATATTCCTTTCTTTCCTTGTCGAGTACATCGGCAACCGCATTGTTCTCGCGAAGACAAAAGCTTCAGCCAGTCTTTCTGATGCTGAAAAGAAAAGCGCCTGGTTGTCCACTGAGGTTGTCAGTGTTCTTGTCATGGAGATGGGTATCCTATTCCACTCTCTTC TGATCGGCTTAACGCTCGTTGTAGCGGGTGACGAATACTTCCTAACCTTATTCGTCGTCATTCTTTTCCATCAGATGTTTGAAGGCATCGCTCTTGGAAGCCGAATCGCCACCATCGGTACCTCTAACGATAGTCACGCCTCTCCCGTGGTCCGCGTCTCCCAGGACACTTCCTCCGCTCAAGATTCAGACAAGGCTCCCGCTTCCACTGAGACGATCCCTAACGAGGAATCGGCCCCTATTGGTTTgaccatgaagaagaaactcgGCCTTGCCTCTCTCTTCGCCTTCATTACCCCTATCGGCATGGCCATTGGCATCGGTGTCTTGCAACAATTCAATGGTAACGACAAGTCTACACTCATCGCAATCGGTACCCTCGACGCCGTCTCCGCAGGTATCCTCATGTGGGTTGGTCTTGTGGAGATGTGGGCTGCAGACTGGATGTCAGGGGGCCATGGCCACAAGGCTGAACTCGCTGACGCCAACCTGCTCACTACCGTTCTGGCCGGCACTGGTCTGGTTGCTGGCctggtggtgatgagtcTTTTGGGTAAGTGGGCATAG
- a CDS encoding hypothetical protein (EggNog:ENOG41): MRDAEEFWFFDPTVNDPNDTLPFPLKQQSRGFHVFWWFGKLANGTRIAPGNYTMRFAALRPYGNPHISDHWDVMNSPTASSIQVLPYNGTRNSTLKYRAPKYQTPSLGKGLIKG; the protein is encoded by the exons atgcGGGATGCGGAGGAATTCTGGTTCTTCGATCCCACTGTCAACGATCCGAATGACACATTGCCATTCCCGCTCAAACAACAATCACGAGGATTTCACGTATTTTGGTGGTTTGGCAAGCTCGCCAACGGCACAAGAATAGCTCCTGGGAACTACAC AATGCGTTTCGCAGCTCTTCGGCCTTACGGAAATCCACACATCTCCGATCACTGGGATGTCATGAACAGCCCTACAGCCAGCAGCATCCAGGTGCTGCCGTACAATGGTACACGCAACTCGACATTGAAGTACAGAGCACCCAAGTACCAGACGCCGAGTCTTGGAAAGGGGCTCATAAAAGGTTAA
- a CDS encoding hypothetical protein (EggNog:ENOG41) produces the protein MTEEVKSISPFGIARSTVKGEPLSKEEIQQYNDFFKASCYLSLGMIYLKENPLLREPLKADHLKLRLLGHFGSAPGQIFTYMHFNRLIKKHDLDALFISGPGHGAPAVLSQSYLEGVYTEVYPDKTQDAEGMQKFFKSFSFPGGIGSHATPETPGSLHEGGELGYSISHAFGVVFDNPNLIALTMVGDGEAETGPLATAWHSNKFLNPIVDGAVLPVLHLNGYKINNPTVLARISHRELECLFIGYGWQPYFVEGDDVETMHQAMAATLEHCVDEIRKIQKEARESGEAKRPLWPMIVLRSPKGWTAPRKVDDNYLEGYWRAHQVPISDPATNPAHLKVLEDWMRSYEPDRLFDESGAPIASLRALVPEGNRRMSANPVANGGALRKPLRMPNFKDYAIKVDSPGNVMNASMTNMAVFLKDVIAENQTNFRLFGPDETESNKLGGVYAAGKKVWMGEYFEEDDNGGNLAKAGRVVEMLSEHNCEGWLEGYLLSGRHGLLNSYEPFIHVIDSMVNQHCKWIEKCLEVEWRAKVASLNILLTAVVWRQDHNGFTHQDPGFLDVVANKSPEVVRIYLPPDGNCLLSVMDHCLRSVNYVNVVVSDKQEHLQYLSMDAAIEHCTKGIGIWPQFSTDAGQDPDLVMASCGDISTHESLAAIDLLLEHFPELKIRCVNVVDLFKLIHPSDHPHGLPDSEWTSLFTDDTPVIFNFHSYPWMVHRLTYKRPGSRNLHVRGYKEKGNIDTPLELAIRNQTDRFSLAIDAIDRMPQLHNRGASARQALLNAQIQARNEAFETGMDPPFLKNWTWKRNGLWKKVADGLVSR, from the exons ATGACAGAGGAAGTCAAATCTATCTCGCCCTTCGGCATTGCCCGCTCAACTGTCAAGGGCGAGCCTCTCTCCAAGGAGGAGATCCAGCAGTACAatgacttcttcaaggccagCTGCTATCTCTCCTTAGGTATGATCTACCTCAAGGAgaatcctcttcttcgagaaCCCCTCAAAGCCGACCATCTCAAGCTTCGATTGCTTGGCCACTTTGGCTCTGCCCCCGGCCAAATCTTCACATATATGCACTTTAACCGTCTGATCAAGAAGCACGATCTTGACGCTCTCTTCATATCTGGTCCCGGACACGGTGCCCCCGCTGTCCTGTCTCAGTCTTATCTAGAGGGTGTCTACACTGAGGTGTACCCTGACAAGACTCAAGATGCTGAGGGTATGCAAAagttcttcaagagcttTTCGTTCCCAGGTGGAATTGGCTCTCACGCTACTCCTGAAACCCCTGGATCTCTCCACGAGGGTGGTGAGCTGGGTTACTCCATCTCACATGCCTTTGGTGTTGTCTTCGATAACCCCAACTTGATTGCTCTTACTATGGTCGGTGATGGTGAGGCCGAGACTGGTCCTCTGGCTACCGCCTGGCACAGCAACAAGTTCCTCAACCCGATTGTTGACGGTGCTGTCCTCCCTGTTCTTCACCTTAACGGTtacaagatcaacaaccccACAGTCCTTGCTCGAATCTCACACCGAGAACTCGAATGCCTCTTCATCGGTTATGGCTGGCAGCCATACTTTGTTGAGggcgacgatgttgagacTATGCACCAGGCTATGGCTGCTACTCTCGAGCACTGCGTGGACGAGATCCGAAAGATCCAGAAGGAGGCTCGTGAGTCCGGCGAGGCCAAGCGACCTCTGTGGCCCATGATCGTTCTCCGAAGTCCCAAGGGCTGGACTGCCCCTCGCAAGGTTGACGATAATTACCTCGAGGGCTACTGGCGAGCTCACCAGGTGCCCATCTCAGACCCCGCCACAAACCCTGCTCACCTCAAGGTCCTTGAGGACTGGATGCGAAGCTACGAGCCCGATCGTCTATTTGACGAGTCTGGCGCGCCTATTGCCTCTCTCCGTGCTCTTGTGCCTGAAGGTAACCGACGAATGAGCGCCAACCCCGTCGCCAACGGTGGTGCGCTTAGGAAGCCGTTGAGAATGCCCAACTTCAAAGACTACGCCATCAAGGTTGACAGCCCCGGAAACGTCATGAACGCCAGCATGACCAACATGGCTGTCTTCCTCAAGGATGTCATTGCTGAGAACCAGACAAACTTCCGTCTCTTTGGTCCTGATGAGACTGAATCTAACAAGCTTGGTGGTGTCTACGCTGCCGGGAAGAAGGTCTGGATGGGCGAGTActtcgaggaggatgacaaCGGTGGTAACCTTGCCAAGGCTGGCCGTGTCGTTGAGATGCTTTCTGAGCATAACTGTGAAGGCTGGCTCGAGGGTTACCTCCTCAGTGGTCGCCACGGTCTTCTCAACAGTTACGAGCCTTTCATTCACGTTATTGACTCCATGGTCAACCAG CACTGCAAGTGGATCGAGAAGTGTCTCGAGGTTGAGTGGCGAGCCAAGGTTGCctctctcaacatcctcttGACTGCCGTTGTCTGGCGTCAAGATCACAACGGTTTCACTCACCAAGATCCCGGTTTCCTCGACGTTGTCGCCAACAAGAGCCCCGAGGTTGTCCGCATCTACCTTCCTCCTGATGGCAACTGTCTGCTTTCTG TCATGGACCACTGTCTCCGATCAGTCAACTACGTCAACGTTGTTGTTTCTGATAAGCAGGAGCATCTTCAGTACCTCTCCATGGACGCTGCCATTGAGCATTGCACCAAGGGTATTGGTATCTGGCCTCAGTTCTCCACCGATGCTGGACAGGATCCCGACCTGGTCATGGCCTCTTGCGGTGATATCAGCACTCATGAGTCTTTGGCCGCCATTGATCTCCTGCTCGAGCACTTCCCTGAGCTCAAGATTCGATGCGTCAACGTTGTTGATCTCTTTAAGCTGATCCACCCCAGCGACCACCCCCACGGTCTCCCCGACTCTGAGTGGACCAGCCTCTTCACTGATGACACACctgtcatcttcaacttccacAGCTACCCCTGGATGGTGCACCGCCTGACATACAAGCGTCCTGGTAGCCGCAACCTCCACGTTCGCGGTTACAAGGAGAAGGGCAACATCGATACACCTCTCGAGCTTGCTATTCGCAACCAGACTGATCGATTCAGTTTGGCCATCGATGCTATCGACCGCATGCCTCAACTCCACAACCGGGGCGCCTCGGCCCGCCAGGCTCTGCTCAATGCACAGATCCAGGCCCGCAACGAGGCCTTTGAGACAGGCATGGACCCTCCCTTCCTCAAGAACTGGACCTGGAAGCGCAATGGCCTTTGGAAGAAGGTTGCCGACGGCCTTGTCTCTCGATAG
- a CDS encoding hypothetical protein (EggNog:ENOG41), which translates to MSDASNQPARAGSLTPEMIEFASRMYDAARKGDMATFEQALPAGLPPNLTNDKGDTLLMLAAYHGHADLVKVLVQHGADPNRLNDRGQSPLAGAVFKKEDAVIQVSHSLKLFCIRIPFYRELNCNIDKKIKELLDGGADPEYGQPSAAECITMFKQEDTWKSKFDAAPGKGQAGKTREAEGKK; encoded by the exons ATGAGCGACGCCTCAAACCAACCAGCTCGCGCGGGATCTCTCACGCCGGAGATGATAGAATTCGCAAGTAGGATGTACGATGCGGCGAGAAAGGGAGACATGGCTACGTTTGAGCAGGCTCTTCCAGCAGGCTTACCTCCAAATCTGACAAACGACAAGGGAGATACTCTG CTTATGCTCGCTGCGTATCATGGCCATGCCGATTTAGTAAAGGTCCTCGTCCAACATGGTGCGGACCCTAATCGCCTCAATGACCGAGGACAGAGTCCTCTCGCTGGGGCGGTGttcaagaaggaagatgcAGTAATCCAAGTGAGTCATTCTCTGAAGTTGTTCTGTATCagaatacctttttataggGAGCTGAATTGCAATATTGACAAGAAAATCAAGGAGTTGCTAGATGGCGGCGCGGATCCTGAATACGGACAGCCAAGTGCTGCTGAGTGCATCACAATGTTCAAACAGGAGGATACTTGGAAGTCGAAATTTGATGCTGCCCCAGGCAAGGGACAGGCTGGAAAGACAAGGGAGGCCGAGGGTAAGAAGTGA